One window from the genome of Mugil cephalus isolate CIBA_MC_2020 chromosome 23, CIBA_Mcephalus_1.1, whole genome shotgun sequence encodes:
- the atp11a gene encoding phospholipid-transporting ATPase IH isoform X3 codes for MGMDFSTLRTLISRYCAGEENYVDSRTIYIGQREPPPGTEAFIQQRFPDNRIVSSKYTFWNFIPKNMFEQFRRVANFYFLIIFLVQLIIDTPTSPITSGLPLFFVITVTAIKQGYEDWLRHKADNAVNQCPVHVVQRGKVVRKQSRKLRVGDVVYIKENETFPCDLILLSSSREDGTCFVTTASLDGESSHKTYYAVQDTKAYTAEEDVDSIHATIECEQPQPDLYKFVGRINIYMENEPVARPLGSENLLLRGATLKNTEYVYAVAIYTGMETKMALNYQSKSQKRSAVEKSMNAYLVVYLCILISKALINTALKYVWQANPNRDEPWYNERTEVERQRHVLIRALTDFLAFMVLFNYIIPVSMYVTVEMQKFLGSYFIMWDDEMLDEELGERAVVNTSDLNEELGQVEYVFTDKTGTLTENNMEFIECCVDGHVYVPHAICNGQVMPGASSMDMIDTSPGPGAREHEELFFRALCLCHTVQVKEEETVDSIKHGIHQGRSTSFYISSSPDEVALVEGMKRLGFTYLRLKDGQMEILNREDEIERFELLEVLTFDSVRRRMSVIVRADTGEVYLFCKGADSSIFPRVVSGKVDQVKARVEHNAVEGLRTLCVAYRPLSPEQYQEVCHLLSGAKLALQDRDKRLAEAYDVIEKDLILLGATAVEDRLQEKAADTIESLHKAGMKVWVLTGDKMETAAATCYASRLFHRNTQILELTTKRTEEQSLHDVLFDLSRTVLRQHGTMTRDSLSGLSGDCPDYGLIIDGATLSAVMRPGQEDSNSGNYKEIFLEICRNCSAVLCCRMAPLQKAQIVKLIKASKEHPITLAIGDGANDVSMILEAHVGIGIMGKEGRQAVRNSDYAIPKFKHLKKILLVHGHYYYIRISELVQYFFYKNVCFIFPQFLYQFFCGFSQQPLYDTAYLTLYNISFTSLPILLYSLIEQHINMDILKKDPSLYRDIAKNSLLRWPIFIYWTVLGVYDAIVMFFGAYFLFDNTTFTSNGQLMTTNTQMMFGNWTFGTLVFTVLVFTVTFKLALDTHYWTWINHFVIWGSLIFFVVFSLLWGGIIWPFLNYQRMYYVFMQMLSSGPAWLSIILLITASLLPDVVKKVIWRALWPTTTERIQNADKLYKGQLSEFTPLASLHAPPKSGSHRRGSENQRNAPNPRRTNWCCLCANMLSRNTP; via the exons ATGGGGATGGACTTCAGCACTCTTCGGACCCTCATCAGCCGATAT TGTGCCGGCGAGGAGAACTATGTGGACAGCAGGACAATTTATATCGGACAAAGGGAGCCTCCTCCGGGGACGGAGGCCTTTATACAGCAGAGGTTTCCTGACAACAGAATAGTGTCCTCCAAG TACACGTTCTGGAACTTCATCCCAAAGAACATGTTCGAGCAGTTCAGGAGAGTCGCCAACTTCTACTTCCTCATCATATTTCTGGTTCAG CTGATCATCGACACCCCCACGAGTCCCATCACCAGCGGGCTGCCGCTCTTCTTTGTCATCACCGTCACGGCCATCAAGCAG gGTTACGAGGACTGGTTGAGACACAAAGCAGACAACGCCGTCAACCAGTGTCCCGTGCACGTGGTGCAGCGCGGGAAAGTGGTCCGCAAACAAAGCCGCAAGCTCAGG GTCGGGGACGTCGTCTACATCAAGGAAAACGAGACGTTCCCGTGCgacctcatcctcctctcttcatctcGAGAAGACGGGACGTGCTTCGTCACCACCGCTAGTCTGGACGGAGAGAGCAGCCACAAG ACATACTATGCAGTCCAGGACACCAAAGCTTACACCGCAGAGGAGGACGTGGACTCCATCCACGCTACTATAGAATGTGAACAACCACAGCCGGACCTGTACAA ATTTGTGGGTCGTATCAACATCTACATGGAGAACGAGCCGGTGGCCAG GCCGTTAGGATCGGAGAACCTGCTGCTCAGAGGGGCCACGCTCAAGAACACTGAATACGTCTATG CGGTTGCCATCTACACTGGCATGGAAACCAAGATGGCTCTCAACTACCAGTCCAAGTCCCAGAAACGATCCGCGGTGGAGAA GTCAATGAACGCCTACCTGGTGGTCTACTTGTGCATTCTCATCAGCAAAGCCCTCATCAACACGGCGCTGAAGTACGTGTGGCAGGCCAACCCCAACCGAGATGAGCCGTGGTACAACGAGAGGACGGAGGTGGAGAGGCAGAGACACGTC cTGATCAGGGCCCTGACGGACTTCCTGGCCTTCATGGTCCTCTTCAACTACATCATCCCCGTCTCCATGTACGTCACCGTGGAGATGCAGAAGTTCCTGGGGTCTTACTTCATCATGTGGGACGACGAGATGCTCGACGAGGAGCTCGGGGAGAGGGCCGTCGTCAACACCTCGGACCTGAACGAGGAGCTGGGACAG GTGGAGTACGTCTTTACGGATAAGACGGGGACGCTCACAGAGAACAACATGGAGTTCATCGAGTGCTGTGTGGATGGGCATGTTTATGTACCACATGCTATCTGTAACGGACAG GTGATGCCTGGTGCCTCCAGCATGGACATGATTGACACGTCGCCAGGTCCCGGAGCCAGG GAGCACGAGGAACTCTTCTTCCGGGCCCTGTGCTTGTGCCACACGGTgcaggtgaaagaggaggagacggtgGACAGCATCAAGCACGGCATCCACCAGGGCAGGTCCACCTCCTTCtacatctcctcctctccggACGAGGTGGCGCTGGTGGAGGGCATGAAGAG GCTCGGTTTCACCTACCTGAGACTCAAGGACGGTCAGATGGAAATCTTGAACAGAGAGGATGAGATTGAGAG atttgaGCTTCTAGAGGTTTTGACGTTCGACTCAGTCAGACGGAGGATGAGCGTCATCGTCAGAGCCGacactg GTGAGGTGTATCTGTTCTGCAAAGGCGCAGACTCCTCCATCTTCCCCCGGGTCGTCTCAGGCAAAGTGGACCAGGTCAAAGCTCGGGTGGAGCACAACGCAGTG GAGGGTCTGAGGACGCTGTGTGTCGCGTATCGGCCCCTGAGCCCCGAACAGTACCAGGAGGTCTGCCATCTGCTGAGCGGGGCCAAGCTGGCGCTGCAGGACAGGGACAAACGTCTGGCCGAGGCTTACGATGTAATTGAAAAAGACCTGATACTGCTGGGAGCCACCGCTGTGGAGGACAG GCTCCAGGAGAAGGCGGCGGACACCATCGAGTCGCTCCACAAAGCCGGCATGAAGGTGTGGGTGCTGACCGGGGACAAGATGGAGACGGCGGCCGCGACCTGCTACGCCAGCAGGCTGTTCCACCGCAACACGCAGATCCTCGAGCTGACGACCAAGCGCACCGAGGAGCAGAGCCTCCACGACGTCCTGTTTGACCTGAGCAGGACGGTCCTGAGGCAGCACGGGACCATGACCCGGGACTCTTTATCCGG TTTATCAGGTGACTGCCCCGACTACGGCCTGATCATCGACGGAGCCACCCTCTCTGCGGTGATGAGGCCCGGCCAAGAGGACTCCAACTCAGGGAACTACAAAGAGATCTTCCTGGAAATCTGCCGCAACTGCAGCGCCGTGCTCTGCTGCCGGATGGCGCCGCTCCAGAAAGCGCAG ATTGTGAAGCTGATCAAAGCCTCCAAAGAGCACCCGATCACACTGGCAATCGGAGACGGAGCTAATGATGTCAGCATGATTCTGGAGGCCCATGTCGGCATTG GCATTATGGGTAAGGAGGGTCGTCAGGCTGTGAGGAACAGCGACTACGCCATCCCAAAGTTCAAACACCTCAAGAAGATACTGCTCGTCCACGGACACTATTACTACATACGCATCTCCGAACTCGTGCAATACTTCTTCTACAAG AACGTCTGTTTCATCTTCCCCCAGTTCCTCTACCAGTTCTTCTGTGGCTTCTcgcagcag CCACTGTACGACACAGCCTACCTGACTCTCTACAACATCAGCTTCACCTCCCTGCCCATCCTGCTCTACAGTCTCATAGAGCAGCACATTAACATGGACATCCTGAAGAAGGATCCCTCTCTGTACAG AGACATTGCCAAGAACTCTTTACTGCGGTGGCCCATCTTCATCTACTGGACCGTCCTGGGCGTGTACGACGCCATCGTGATGTTCTTCGGAGCCTACTTCCTGTTCGACAACACCACCTTCACCAGCAACGGACAG ctaatgacAACCAACACACAGATG ATGTTCGGAAACTGGACGTTTGGGACACTGGTCTTCACTGTGTTAGTCTTCACTGTTACATTTAAg TTGGCTCTAGATACTCACTACTGGACGTGGATCAACCATTTCGTCATCTGGGGCTCGCTGATCTTCTTCGTggtcttctctctgctctgggGTGGAATCATCTG GCCTTTCCTCAACTACCAGAGGATGTACTACGTGTTCATGCAGATGTTGTCTAGCGGCCCCGCCTGGCTCAGCATAATCCTCCTGATAACGGCCAGTCTGCTGCCAGATGTGGTGAAGAAGGTCATCTGGAGGGCGCTGTGGCCCACCACCACTGAACGCATACAG AACGCTGATAAACTATACAAGGGCCAGCTGTCGGAGTTCACCCCCCTGGCGTCTCTCCACGCCCCGCCAAAGTCTGGCAGCCACCGGCGAGGATCGGAAAACCAAAGGAACGCCCCGAACCCCCGAAG GACTAACTGGTGTTGCCTGTGTGCAAACATGTTATCCCGAAACACTCCGTAG
- the atp11a gene encoding phospholipid-transporting ATPase IH isoform X2 — protein sequence MGMDFSTLRTLISRYCAGEENYVDSRTIYIGQREPPPGTEAFIQQRFPDNRIVSSKYTFWNFIPKNMFEQFRRVANFYFLIIFLVQLIIDTPTSPITSGLPLFFVITVTAIKQGYEDWLRHKADNAVNQCPVHVVQRGKVVRKQSRKLRVGDVVYIKENETFPCDLILLSSSREDGTCFVTTASLDGESSHKTYYAVQDTKAYTAEEDVDSIHATIECEQPQPDLYKFVGRINIYMENEPVARPLGSENLLLRGATLKNTEYVYAVAIYTGMETKMALNYQSKSQKRSAVEKSMNAYLVVYLCILISKALINTALKYVWQANPNRDEPWYNERTEVERQRHVLIRALTDFLAFMVLFNYIIPVSMYVTVEMQKFLGSYFIMWDDEMLDEELGERAVVNTSDLNEELGQVEYVFTDKTGTLTENNMEFIECCVDGHVYVPHAICNGQVMPGASSMDMIDTSPGPGAREHEELFFRALCLCHTVQVKEEETVDSIKHGIHQGRSTSFYISSSPDEVALVEGMKRLGFTYLRLKDGQMEILNREDEIERFELLEVLTFDSVRRRMSVIVRADTGEVYLFCKGADSSIFPRVVSGKVDQVKARVEHNAVEGLRTLCVAYRPLSPEQYQEVCHLLSGAKLALQDRDKRLAEAYDVIEKDLILLGATAVEDRLQEKAADTIESLHKAGMKVWVLTGDKMETAAATCYASRLFHRNTQILELTTKRTEEQSLHDVLFDLSRTVLRQHGTMTRDSLSGLSGDCPDYGLIIDGATLSAVMRPGQEDSNSGNYKEIFLEICRNCSAVLCCRMAPLQKAQIVKLIKASKEHPITLAIGDGANDVSMILEAHVGIGIMGKEGRQAVRNSDYAIPKFKHLKKILLVHGHYYYIRISELVQYFFYKNVCFIFPQFLYQFFCGFSQQPLYDTAYLTLYNISFTSLPILLYSLIEQHINMDILKKDPSLYRDIAKNSLLRWPIFIYWTVLGVYDAIVMFFGAYFLFDNTTFTSNGQMFGNWTFGTLVFTVLVFTVTFKLALDTHYWTWINHFVIWGSLIFFVVFSLLWGGIIWPFLNYQRMYYVFMQMLSSGPAWLSIILLITASLLPDVVKKVIWRALWPTTTERIQNADKLYKGQLSEFTPLASLHAPPKSGSHRRGSENQRNAPNPRRSENLSKKIMYTRWQRAPDYCTFTPLLRFSDGSRQSKQSHSYSGAGPETSV from the exons ATGGGGATGGACTTCAGCACTCTTCGGACCCTCATCAGCCGATAT TGTGCCGGCGAGGAGAACTATGTGGACAGCAGGACAATTTATATCGGACAAAGGGAGCCTCCTCCGGGGACGGAGGCCTTTATACAGCAGAGGTTTCCTGACAACAGAATAGTGTCCTCCAAG TACACGTTCTGGAACTTCATCCCAAAGAACATGTTCGAGCAGTTCAGGAGAGTCGCCAACTTCTACTTCCTCATCATATTTCTGGTTCAG CTGATCATCGACACCCCCACGAGTCCCATCACCAGCGGGCTGCCGCTCTTCTTTGTCATCACCGTCACGGCCATCAAGCAG gGTTACGAGGACTGGTTGAGACACAAAGCAGACAACGCCGTCAACCAGTGTCCCGTGCACGTGGTGCAGCGCGGGAAAGTGGTCCGCAAACAAAGCCGCAAGCTCAGG GTCGGGGACGTCGTCTACATCAAGGAAAACGAGACGTTCCCGTGCgacctcatcctcctctcttcatctcGAGAAGACGGGACGTGCTTCGTCACCACCGCTAGTCTGGACGGAGAGAGCAGCCACAAG ACATACTATGCAGTCCAGGACACCAAAGCTTACACCGCAGAGGAGGACGTGGACTCCATCCACGCTACTATAGAATGTGAACAACCACAGCCGGACCTGTACAA ATTTGTGGGTCGTATCAACATCTACATGGAGAACGAGCCGGTGGCCAG GCCGTTAGGATCGGAGAACCTGCTGCTCAGAGGGGCCACGCTCAAGAACACTGAATACGTCTATG CGGTTGCCATCTACACTGGCATGGAAACCAAGATGGCTCTCAACTACCAGTCCAAGTCCCAGAAACGATCCGCGGTGGAGAA GTCAATGAACGCCTACCTGGTGGTCTACTTGTGCATTCTCATCAGCAAAGCCCTCATCAACACGGCGCTGAAGTACGTGTGGCAGGCCAACCCCAACCGAGATGAGCCGTGGTACAACGAGAGGACGGAGGTGGAGAGGCAGAGACACGTC cTGATCAGGGCCCTGACGGACTTCCTGGCCTTCATGGTCCTCTTCAACTACATCATCCCCGTCTCCATGTACGTCACCGTGGAGATGCAGAAGTTCCTGGGGTCTTACTTCATCATGTGGGACGACGAGATGCTCGACGAGGAGCTCGGGGAGAGGGCCGTCGTCAACACCTCGGACCTGAACGAGGAGCTGGGACAG GTGGAGTACGTCTTTACGGATAAGACGGGGACGCTCACAGAGAACAACATGGAGTTCATCGAGTGCTGTGTGGATGGGCATGTTTATGTACCACATGCTATCTGTAACGGACAG GTGATGCCTGGTGCCTCCAGCATGGACATGATTGACACGTCGCCAGGTCCCGGAGCCAGG GAGCACGAGGAACTCTTCTTCCGGGCCCTGTGCTTGTGCCACACGGTgcaggtgaaagaggaggagacggtgGACAGCATCAAGCACGGCATCCACCAGGGCAGGTCCACCTCCTTCtacatctcctcctctccggACGAGGTGGCGCTGGTGGAGGGCATGAAGAG GCTCGGTTTCACCTACCTGAGACTCAAGGACGGTCAGATGGAAATCTTGAACAGAGAGGATGAGATTGAGAG atttgaGCTTCTAGAGGTTTTGACGTTCGACTCAGTCAGACGGAGGATGAGCGTCATCGTCAGAGCCGacactg GTGAGGTGTATCTGTTCTGCAAAGGCGCAGACTCCTCCATCTTCCCCCGGGTCGTCTCAGGCAAAGTGGACCAGGTCAAAGCTCGGGTGGAGCACAACGCAGTG GAGGGTCTGAGGACGCTGTGTGTCGCGTATCGGCCCCTGAGCCCCGAACAGTACCAGGAGGTCTGCCATCTGCTGAGCGGGGCCAAGCTGGCGCTGCAGGACAGGGACAAACGTCTGGCCGAGGCTTACGATGTAATTGAAAAAGACCTGATACTGCTGGGAGCCACCGCTGTGGAGGACAG GCTCCAGGAGAAGGCGGCGGACACCATCGAGTCGCTCCACAAAGCCGGCATGAAGGTGTGGGTGCTGACCGGGGACAAGATGGAGACGGCGGCCGCGACCTGCTACGCCAGCAGGCTGTTCCACCGCAACACGCAGATCCTCGAGCTGACGACCAAGCGCACCGAGGAGCAGAGCCTCCACGACGTCCTGTTTGACCTGAGCAGGACGGTCCTGAGGCAGCACGGGACCATGACCCGGGACTCTTTATCCGG TTTATCAGGTGACTGCCCCGACTACGGCCTGATCATCGACGGAGCCACCCTCTCTGCGGTGATGAGGCCCGGCCAAGAGGACTCCAACTCAGGGAACTACAAAGAGATCTTCCTGGAAATCTGCCGCAACTGCAGCGCCGTGCTCTGCTGCCGGATGGCGCCGCTCCAGAAAGCGCAG ATTGTGAAGCTGATCAAAGCCTCCAAAGAGCACCCGATCACACTGGCAATCGGAGACGGAGCTAATGATGTCAGCATGATTCTGGAGGCCCATGTCGGCATTG GCATTATGGGTAAGGAGGGTCGTCAGGCTGTGAGGAACAGCGACTACGCCATCCCAAAGTTCAAACACCTCAAGAAGATACTGCTCGTCCACGGACACTATTACTACATACGCATCTCCGAACTCGTGCAATACTTCTTCTACAAG AACGTCTGTTTCATCTTCCCCCAGTTCCTCTACCAGTTCTTCTGTGGCTTCTcgcagcag CCACTGTACGACACAGCCTACCTGACTCTCTACAACATCAGCTTCACCTCCCTGCCCATCCTGCTCTACAGTCTCATAGAGCAGCACATTAACATGGACATCCTGAAGAAGGATCCCTCTCTGTACAG AGACATTGCCAAGAACTCTTTACTGCGGTGGCCCATCTTCATCTACTGGACCGTCCTGGGCGTGTACGACGCCATCGTGATGTTCTTCGGAGCCTACTTCCTGTTCGACAACACCACCTTCACCAGCAACGGACAG ATGTTCGGAAACTGGACGTTTGGGACACTGGTCTTCACTGTGTTAGTCTTCACTGTTACATTTAAg TTGGCTCTAGATACTCACTACTGGACGTGGATCAACCATTTCGTCATCTGGGGCTCGCTGATCTTCTTCGTggtcttctctctgctctgggGTGGAATCATCTG GCCTTTCCTCAACTACCAGAGGATGTACTACGTGTTCATGCAGATGTTGTCTAGCGGCCCCGCCTGGCTCAGCATAATCCTCCTGATAACGGCCAGTCTGCTGCCAGATGTGGTGAAGAAGGTCATCTGGAGGGCGCTGTGGCCCACCACCACTGAACGCATACAG AACGCTGATAAACTATACAAGGGCCAGCTGTCGGAGTTCACCCCCCTGGCGTCTCTCCACGCCCCGCCAAAGTCTGGCAGCCACCGGCGAGGATCGGAAAACCAAAGGAACGCCCCGAACCCCCGAAGGTCTGAAAACCTTTCCAAGAAAATCATGTACACGCGCTGGCAAAGAGCGCCAGACTACTGCACATTCACCCCCCTCCTCCGATTTTCAGACGGCTCCCGCCAATCAAAGCAGAGTCACTCGTACAGTGGGGCGGGGCCTGAAACCTCAGTCTGA
- the atp11a gene encoding phospholipid-transporting ATPase IH isoform X1 — protein sequence MGMDFSTLRTLISRYCAGEENYVDSRTIYIGQREPPPGTEAFIQQRFPDNRIVSSKYTFWNFIPKNMFEQFRRVANFYFLIIFLVQLIIDTPTSPITSGLPLFFVITVTAIKQGYEDWLRHKADNAVNQCPVHVVQRGKVVRKQSRKLRVGDVVYIKENETFPCDLILLSSSREDGTCFVTTASLDGESSHKTYYAVQDTKAYTAEEDVDSIHATIECEQPQPDLYKFVGRINIYMENEPVARPLGSENLLLRGATLKNTEYVYAVAIYTGMETKMALNYQSKSQKRSAVEKSMNAYLVVYLCILISKALINTALKYVWQANPNRDEPWYNERTEVERQRHVLIRALTDFLAFMVLFNYIIPVSMYVTVEMQKFLGSYFIMWDDEMLDEELGERAVVNTSDLNEELGQVEYVFTDKTGTLTENNMEFIECCVDGHVYVPHAICNGQVMPGASSMDMIDTSPGPGAREHEELFFRALCLCHTVQVKEEETVDSIKHGIHQGRSTSFYISSSPDEVALVEGMKRLGFTYLRLKDGQMEILNREDEIERFELLEVLTFDSVRRRMSVIVRADTGEVYLFCKGADSSIFPRVVSGKVDQVKARVEHNAVEGLRTLCVAYRPLSPEQYQEVCHLLSGAKLALQDRDKRLAEAYDVIEKDLILLGATAVEDRLQEKAADTIESLHKAGMKVWVLTGDKMETAAATCYASRLFHRNTQILELTTKRTEEQSLHDVLFDLSRTVLRQHGTMTRDSLSGLSGDCPDYGLIIDGATLSAVMRPGQEDSNSGNYKEIFLEICRNCSAVLCCRMAPLQKAQIVKLIKASKEHPITLAIGDGANDVSMILEAHVGIGIMGKEGRQAVRNSDYAIPKFKHLKKILLVHGHYYYIRISELVQYFFYKNVCFIFPQFLYQFFCGFSQQPLYDTAYLTLYNISFTSLPILLYSLIEQHINMDILKKDPSLYRDIAKNSLLRWPIFIYWTVLGVYDAIVMFFGAYFLFDNTTFTSNGQLMTTNTQMMFGNWTFGTLVFTVLVFTVTFKLALDTHYWTWINHFVIWGSLIFFVVFSLLWGGIIWPFLNYQRMYYVFMQMLSSGPAWLSIILLITASLLPDVVKKVIWRALWPTTTERIQNADKLYKGQLSEFTPLASLHAPPKSGSHRRGSENQRNAPNPRRSENLSKKIMYTRWQRAPDYCTFTPLLRFSDGSRQSKQSHSYSGAGPETSV from the exons ATGGGGATGGACTTCAGCACTCTTCGGACCCTCATCAGCCGATAT TGTGCCGGCGAGGAGAACTATGTGGACAGCAGGACAATTTATATCGGACAAAGGGAGCCTCCTCCGGGGACGGAGGCCTTTATACAGCAGAGGTTTCCTGACAACAGAATAGTGTCCTCCAAG TACACGTTCTGGAACTTCATCCCAAAGAACATGTTCGAGCAGTTCAGGAGAGTCGCCAACTTCTACTTCCTCATCATATTTCTGGTTCAG CTGATCATCGACACCCCCACGAGTCCCATCACCAGCGGGCTGCCGCTCTTCTTTGTCATCACCGTCACGGCCATCAAGCAG gGTTACGAGGACTGGTTGAGACACAAAGCAGACAACGCCGTCAACCAGTGTCCCGTGCACGTGGTGCAGCGCGGGAAAGTGGTCCGCAAACAAAGCCGCAAGCTCAGG GTCGGGGACGTCGTCTACATCAAGGAAAACGAGACGTTCCCGTGCgacctcatcctcctctcttcatctcGAGAAGACGGGACGTGCTTCGTCACCACCGCTAGTCTGGACGGAGAGAGCAGCCACAAG ACATACTATGCAGTCCAGGACACCAAAGCTTACACCGCAGAGGAGGACGTGGACTCCATCCACGCTACTATAGAATGTGAACAACCACAGCCGGACCTGTACAA ATTTGTGGGTCGTATCAACATCTACATGGAGAACGAGCCGGTGGCCAG GCCGTTAGGATCGGAGAACCTGCTGCTCAGAGGGGCCACGCTCAAGAACACTGAATACGTCTATG CGGTTGCCATCTACACTGGCATGGAAACCAAGATGGCTCTCAACTACCAGTCCAAGTCCCAGAAACGATCCGCGGTGGAGAA GTCAATGAACGCCTACCTGGTGGTCTACTTGTGCATTCTCATCAGCAAAGCCCTCATCAACACGGCGCTGAAGTACGTGTGGCAGGCCAACCCCAACCGAGATGAGCCGTGGTACAACGAGAGGACGGAGGTGGAGAGGCAGAGACACGTC cTGATCAGGGCCCTGACGGACTTCCTGGCCTTCATGGTCCTCTTCAACTACATCATCCCCGTCTCCATGTACGTCACCGTGGAGATGCAGAAGTTCCTGGGGTCTTACTTCATCATGTGGGACGACGAGATGCTCGACGAGGAGCTCGGGGAGAGGGCCGTCGTCAACACCTCGGACCTGAACGAGGAGCTGGGACAG GTGGAGTACGTCTTTACGGATAAGACGGGGACGCTCACAGAGAACAACATGGAGTTCATCGAGTGCTGTGTGGATGGGCATGTTTATGTACCACATGCTATCTGTAACGGACAG GTGATGCCTGGTGCCTCCAGCATGGACATGATTGACACGTCGCCAGGTCCCGGAGCCAGG GAGCACGAGGAACTCTTCTTCCGGGCCCTGTGCTTGTGCCACACGGTgcaggtgaaagaggaggagacggtgGACAGCATCAAGCACGGCATCCACCAGGGCAGGTCCACCTCCTTCtacatctcctcctctccggACGAGGTGGCGCTGGTGGAGGGCATGAAGAG GCTCGGTTTCACCTACCTGAGACTCAAGGACGGTCAGATGGAAATCTTGAACAGAGAGGATGAGATTGAGAG atttgaGCTTCTAGAGGTTTTGACGTTCGACTCAGTCAGACGGAGGATGAGCGTCATCGTCAGAGCCGacactg GTGAGGTGTATCTGTTCTGCAAAGGCGCAGACTCCTCCATCTTCCCCCGGGTCGTCTCAGGCAAAGTGGACCAGGTCAAAGCTCGGGTGGAGCACAACGCAGTG GAGGGTCTGAGGACGCTGTGTGTCGCGTATCGGCCCCTGAGCCCCGAACAGTACCAGGAGGTCTGCCATCTGCTGAGCGGGGCCAAGCTGGCGCTGCAGGACAGGGACAAACGTCTGGCCGAGGCTTACGATGTAATTGAAAAAGACCTGATACTGCTGGGAGCCACCGCTGTGGAGGACAG GCTCCAGGAGAAGGCGGCGGACACCATCGAGTCGCTCCACAAAGCCGGCATGAAGGTGTGGGTGCTGACCGGGGACAAGATGGAGACGGCGGCCGCGACCTGCTACGCCAGCAGGCTGTTCCACCGCAACACGCAGATCCTCGAGCTGACGACCAAGCGCACCGAGGAGCAGAGCCTCCACGACGTCCTGTTTGACCTGAGCAGGACGGTCCTGAGGCAGCACGGGACCATGACCCGGGACTCTTTATCCGG TTTATCAGGTGACTGCCCCGACTACGGCCTGATCATCGACGGAGCCACCCTCTCTGCGGTGATGAGGCCCGGCCAAGAGGACTCCAACTCAGGGAACTACAAAGAGATCTTCCTGGAAATCTGCCGCAACTGCAGCGCCGTGCTCTGCTGCCGGATGGCGCCGCTCCAGAAAGCGCAG ATTGTGAAGCTGATCAAAGCCTCCAAAGAGCACCCGATCACACTGGCAATCGGAGACGGAGCTAATGATGTCAGCATGATTCTGGAGGCCCATGTCGGCATTG GCATTATGGGTAAGGAGGGTCGTCAGGCTGTGAGGAACAGCGACTACGCCATCCCAAAGTTCAAACACCTCAAGAAGATACTGCTCGTCCACGGACACTATTACTACATACGCATCTCCGAACTCGTGCAATACTTCTTCTACAAG AACGTCTGTTTCATCTTCCCCCAGTTCCTCTACCAGTTCTTCTGTGGCTTCTcgcagcag CCACTGTACGACACAGCCTACCTGACTCTCTACAACATCAGCTTCACCTCCCTGCCCATCCTGCTCTACAGTCTCATAGAGCAGCACATTAACATGGACATCCTGAAGAAGGATCCCTCTCTGTACAG AGACATTGCCAAGAACTCTTTACTGCGGTGGCCCATCTTCATCTACTGGACCGTCCTGGGCGTGTACGACGCCATCGTGATGTTCTTCGGAGCCTACTTCCTGTTCGACAACACCACCTTCACCAGCAACGGACAG ctaatgacAACCAACACACAGATG ATGTTCGGAAACTGGACGTTTGGGACACTGGTCTTCACTGTGTTAGTCTTCACTGTTACATTTAAg TTGGCTCTAGATACTCACTACTGGACGTGGATCAACCATTTCGTCATCTGGGGCTCGCTGATCTTCTTCGTggtcttctctctgctctgggGTGGAATCATCTG GCCTTTCCTCAACTACCAGAGGATGTACTACGTGTTCATGCAGATGTTGTCTAGCGGCCCCGCCTGGCTCAGCATAATCCTCCTGATAACGGCCAGTCTGCTGCCAGATGTGGTGAAGAAGGTCATCTGGAGGGCGCTGTGGCCCACCACCACTGAACGCATACAG AACGCTGATAAACTATACAAGGGCCAGCTGTCGGAGTTCACCCCCCTGGCGTCTCTCCACGCCCCGCCAAAGTCTGGCAGCCACCGGCGAGGATCGGAAAACCAAAGGAACGCCCCGAACCCCCGAAGGTCTGAAAACCTTTCCAAGAAAATCATGTACACGCGCTGGCAAAGAGCGCCAGACTACTGCACATTCACCCCCCTCCTCCGATTTTCAGACGGCTCCCGCCAATCAAAGCAGAGTCACTCGTACAGTGGGGCGGGGCCTGAAACCTCAGTCTGA